The Chelatococcus sp. HY11 genome includes a window with the following:
- a CDS encoding N-acetyltransferase codes for MTVDGRPSPVGAAASAATPGLVLRELDPADATGLLPLIAAYGEALSHGEDNGDKPDLAYVERLLAESGVIIRGAFAGDDMNGKLVGFALFYDLPEAISRRRAGQIDDLYVLPEARGQGVAGALIADIVAEGRKRGWIQLRWMVPHDNLGAQRLYDRIAEAAPWKNYVIWLEPGVSW; via the coding sequence ATGACCGTGGACGGGCGGCCGTCGCCGGTTGGCGCGGCCGCTTCCGCGGCAACGCCCGGCCTTGTGCTGCGGGAGCTCGATCCGGCTGACGCGACCGGGCTCTTGCCGTTGATCGCGGCCTATGGCGAGGCGCTCAGCCACGGCGAGGACAACGGCGACAAGCCTGACCTCGCTTATGTCGAGCGGCTGTTGGCTGAGTCCGGCGTCATCATCCGTGGTGCTTTCGCGGGCGATGACATGAACGGCAAGCTCGTCGGCTTTGCCCTGTTCTATGACCTGCCGGAGGCGATCTCGCGGCGGCGGGCCGGGCAGATCGATGACCTCTATGTTCTTCCCGAGGCGCGCGGTCAGGGGGTTGCGGGGGCGTTGATCGCCGATATCGTCGCGGAGGGACGCAAGCGTGGCTGGATCCAGTTGCGCTGGATGGTTCCTCACGACAATCTTGGCGCGCAACGGCTTTATGACCGCATCGCCGAAGCCGCCCCCTGGAAGAACTATGTGATCTGGCTCGAGCCGGGCGTTTCCTGGTGA
- a CDS encoding metallopeptidase family protein, with the protein MAPTLADVEVLAERALAQLPDTFRALCSGVVLTIEDFPDEETIEEMDLESPFDLLGLFRGHGLAQQGAGPLSGQMPNMVFLYRRPILDYWAEHEETLGSIVTHVLVHEIGHHFGLSDEDIEAIEREAG; encoded by the coding sequence ATGGCCCCTACCTTGGCTGACGTCGAGGTTCTGGCCGAGCGTGCCCTGGCGCAGCTGCCTGATACGTTCCGCGCATTGTGCAGCGGCGTGGTGCTCACGATCGAGGATTTTCCGGACGAAGAGACAATCGAGGAAATGGATCTCGAAAGTCCTTTCGATCTGCTCGGCCTGTTCCGCGGGCATGGCCTGGCGCAACAGGGCGCGGGTCCCTTGAGCGGGCAGATGCCGAATATGGTTTTCCTCTACCGCCGGCCCATCCTCGACTATTGGGCGGAGCACGAGGAAACGCTGGGTTCGATTGTGACGCATGTGCTCGTGCATGAGATCGGGCATCATTTCGGTCTGTCCGATGAAGATATCGAGGCGATCGAGCGCGAAGCCGGTTGA
- the leuD gene encoding 3-isopropylmalate dehydratase small subunit has product MDKFTTLTGVAAPLEIVNVDTDMIIPKQYLKTIKRTGLGAGLFAEMRFKEDGSENPDFILNKPAYRNAQILVAGDNFGCGSSREHAPWALLDFGIRCVISTSFADIFYNNCFQNGILPIKVSPEDLDKLMDDARRGANATLTVDLESQTIKGPDGGSISFDLDPFRKHCMLNGLDGVGLTMEKRDAISSYETKTKETHPWL; this is encoded by the coding sequence ATGGACAAATTCACAACCCTGACGGGGGTCGCGGCTCCGCTGGAGATCGTCAATGTCGATACCGACATGATCATCCCGAAGCAGTATCTGAAGACGATCAAGCGCACGGGTCTCGGCGCTGGCCTCTTCGCCGAGATGCGCTTTAAGGAAGATGGCTCGGAAAATCCCGACTTCATCCTGAACAAGCCGGCCTACCGTAACGCGCAGATCCTCGTCGCGGGTGACAATTTCGGCTGCGGCTCCTCGCGCGAGCACGCGCCCTGGGCGTTGCTCGACTTCGGCATCCGCTGCGTGATCTCGACGTCCTTCGCGGATATTTTCTACAACAACTGCTTCCAGAACGGCATCCTGCCGATCAAGGTCTCGCCGGAAGATCTCGACAAGCTGATGGATGACGCACGCCGCGGGGCCAATGCGACGCTCACGGTCGATCTGGAAAGCCAGACCATCAAGGGCCCCGACGGTGGCAGCATCAGCTTCGACCTTGACCCCTTCCGCAAGCATTGCATGCTCAATGGTCTCGATGGCGTGGGACTGACCATGGAGAAGCGCGACGCCATCTCGAGCTATGAGACCAAGACGAAAGAGACGCATCCCTGGCTTTGA
- the leuB gene encoding 3-isopropylmalate dehydrogenase, with product MASFNLLLLPGDGIGPEVMSEVEKLVRWFDKESGNRFETERQLVGGSAYDAHGVAITDEAMGLAMASDAVLFGAVGGPKWDKVPYEHRPEAGLLRLRKDLGLFANLRPAICYPALADASSLKRELVEGLDILIVRELTGGVYFGEPKEIVTLENGEKRAVDTQLYTTHEIDRIARIAFDLAGKRRSKVASAEKRNVMKSGVLWNEVVTRVHGDYPGIALEHVLADNCAMQLVRNPKQYDVIVTDNLFGDILSDVAAMLTGSLGMLPSAALGAVDPVTGKRRAMYEPVHGSAPDIAGQSLANPIAMIGSFAMALRYSCNLVEEADLLEKAVANVLDSGLRTRDIAARGSNATSTGEMGDAVLAELQNLAR from the coding sequence ATGGCATCCTTCAATCTCCTTCTCCTCCCCGGTGACGGGATCGGCCCCGAAGTCATGAGCGAAGTGGAAAAGCTCGTTCGCTGGTTCGACAAGGAAAGCGGCAACCGTTTCGAGACGGAGCGTCAGCTCGTAGGCGGTTCCGCCTATGACGCGCATGGCGTTGCCATCACCGACGAGGCGATGGGGCTAGCCATGGCGTCGGACGCCGTGCTGTTCGGTGCGGTCGGCGGACCAAAGTGGGACAAGGTCCCCTATGAGCACCGTCCCGAGGCAGGCCTGCTGCGCCTGCGGAAGGATCTTGGGCTTTTCGCCAACCTGCGCCCCGCCATCTGTTACCCGGCGCTGGCCGACGCGTCGTCCCTGAAGCGTGAGCTGGTCGAAGGGCTCGACATCCTCATCGTGCGCGAGTTGACGGGCGGCGTGTATTTCGGCGAGCCGAAGGAGATCGTGACGCTGGAGAACGGCGAGAAGCGCGCCGTGGATACCCAGCTCTACACGACCCACGAAATCGATCGCATCGCCCGCATCGCTTTTGATCTCGCCGGCAAGCGCCGCAGCAAGGTGGCCTCCGCTGAGAAGCGCAATGTCATGAAGTCCGGGGTGCTGTGGAACGAGGTCGTCACCCGCGTGCATGGCGACTATCCCGGTATCGCGCTGGAGCATGTGCTCGCCGATAACTGCGCCATGCAGCTGGTGCGTAATCCCAAGCAGTATGACGTCATCGTCACCGACAACCTCTTCGGCGACATCCTCTCGGACGTGGCGGCGATGCTGACGGGCTCGCTCGGCATGCTGCCATCGGCGGCGCTCGGCGCGGTCGACCCCGTGACGGGTAAGCGCCGGGCCATGTATGAGCCGGTGCACGGCTCAGCCCCCGATATCGCCGGCCAGAGCCTTGCCAATCCGATCGCCATGATCGGCTCTTTCGCCATGGCATTGCGGTATTCCTGCAACCTCGTCGAGGAAGCCGATCTCCTTGAGAAGGCGGTTGCCAACGTGCTGGACAGTGGCCTGCGCACGCGCGATATCGCCGCGCGGGGCTCCAACGCGACCAGCACCGGCGAAATGGGCGATGCTGTCCTGGCCGAGCTGCAAAACCTCGCGCGCTGA
- a CDS encoding LemA family protein has translation MGSRTLIGVVAVVTAVCFGAATVVFARNSAAEIPIRAKNAVAAWGNVEKEFRARTAVAPAMVSLAIRVEANDKLRERIVTATEDVEALPSDPSTPYSPDKLRAFMATQDVLSDALGEVLDLVNAHPTDAADPKVKALLAQLAEHEQRMVVARSDYVAGAKAYNEELETLPNRWTVSYFHPDASLMVASFDFRKK, from the coding sequence ATGGGGTCACGGACGCTCATCGGCGTTGTCGCTGTCGTGACGGCAGTGTGTTTTGGGGCAGCAACCGTTGTGTTCGCCAGAAACAGCGCCGCGGAGATCCCCATACGGGCGAAGAATGCCGTCGCGGCCTGGGGCAATGTCGAGAAGGAATTCAGGGCACGCACAGCGGTCGCACCGGCGATGGTTTCGCTCGCCATCCGCGTCGAGGCCAACGACAAGCTACGCGAACGCATTGTCACCGCCACCGAGGATGTCGAGGCGCTGCCGTCGGACCCCAGCACGCCGTATTCGCCCGACAAGCTGCGCGCCTTCATGGCGACGCAGGATGTCCTCTCGGACGCCTTGGGTGAAGTGCTGGATCTCGTCAACGCCCATCCGACGGACGCGGCTGACCCCAAGGTCAAGGCGCTCCTCGCGCAGCTGGCCGAGCACGAACAGCGGATGGTCGTGGCGCGCAGCGATTATGTCGCGGGCGCCAAGGCGTACAATGAGGAACTCGAAACGCTGCCGAACCGCTGGACGGTCTCTTATTTTCATCCAGACGCGTCGCTGATGGTGGCGAGCTTCGACTTCAGGAAAAAATAA
- the rlmN gene encoding 23S rRNA (adenine(2503)-C(2))-methyltransferase RlmN, with protein sequence MAEVSLDFARRSSAPMAAVAHAPVGAAQPVDERAPSLLGATREELRTALSSIGVPDRDLKMRTAQLWSWIYQRGATDFTSMTTIGKELRARLGDAFTLARPEVVTEQVSRDGTRKWLMRMAPVAAHEKVKGVGPEIECVYIPEADRATLCISSQVGCTLNCSFCHTGTQKLVRNLTAAEIVAQLVVARDRLGDWPGQSPPPGAREKGLLPGDGNRFVTNIVLMGMGEPLYNFDNVRDAMGVVADGDGLSLGKRRITLSTSGVVPMIPRAGEEIGSMLAISLHAVRDDLRNTLVPLNKKYPIAELLDACRNYPGVSNARRITFEYVMLKGINDSKADARELVRLLKGIPAKINLIPFNPWPGTQYECSDWDTIETFSDIVFRAGYASPVRTPRGRDILAACGQLKSETEKLRARARLMAESGIGAEGLFTAGD encoded by the coding sequence ATGGCCGAGGTTTCGCTCGACTTTGCCAGACGCAGCAGCGCCCCCATGGCGGCCGTTGCGCATGCCCCTGTCGGCGCCGCCCAGCCCGTTGATGAGCGTGCGCCCTCACTCCTTGGCGCGACACGTGAGGAATTGCGGACAGCCCTGTCGTCGATCGGCGTGCCCGATCGCGACCTCAAGATGCGCACCGCCCAGCTCTGGAGTTGGATCTACCAGCGCGGCGCCACCGATTTCACGTCCATGACGACGATCGGCAAGGAGCTGCGCGCGCGGCTGGGCGATGCCTTCACGCTCGCCCGTCCCGAAGTCGTGACCGAGCAGGTGTCGCGCGACGGCACGCGCAAATGGCTGATGCGCATGGCGCCCGTCGCGGCGCACGAGAAGGTCAAAGGTGTCGGCCCGGAGATCGAGTGCGTCTACATTCCGGAAGCCGACCGTGCGACGCTCTGCATTTCGAGTCAGGTGGGCTGCACCCTGAACTGCTCGTTCTGCCACACAGGAACGCAGAAGCTGGTGCGCAACCTCACCGCCGCCGAGATCGTCGCGCAGCTCGTCGTCGCCCGTGACCGGCTGGGCGACTGGCCCGGCCAGTCCCCACCGCCCGGCGCGCGCGAAAAGGGCCTCCTGCCGGGCGATGGCAACCGCTTCGTCACCAACATCGTCCTCATGGGCATGGGCGAGCCGCTTTACAATTTCGACAATGTCCGTGACGCCATGGGCGTGGTCGCCGATGGCGATGGCCTGTCCCTCGGCAAGCGCCGCATCACCCTCTCGACATCCGGCGTCGTCCCGATGATCCCGCGCGCCGGCGAGGAAATCGGCTCGATGCTCGCCATCTCCCTGCATGCCGTGCGGGACGACCTGCGCAACACCCTCGTTCCGTTGAACAAGAAGTATCCGATCGCCGAGCTTCTGGATGCCTGCCGCAACTATCCCGGCGTATCGAATGCACGCCGCATCACGTTCGAATACGTGATGCTGAAGGGCATCAACGACAGCAAGGCCGACGCGCGTGAGCTCGTGCGCCTGCTCAAGGGCATTCCGGCCAAGATCAACCTCATCCCGTTCAATCCCTGGCCCGGAACGCAATATGAATGCTCGGACTGGGACACGATCGAGACCTTCTCGGACATCGTGTTCCGGGCGGGTTACGCGAGCCCGGTGCGCACTCCGCGCGGCCGCGATATCCTGGCCGCCTGCGGCCAGCTGAAGAGCGAGACGGAAAAGCTCCGGGCGCGGGCGCGCCTGATGGCGGAGAGCGGCATCGGCGCCGAAGGCCTGTTCACCGCCGGAGACTGA
- a CDS encoding PepSY domain-containing protein, which produces MQEVANPLFASLSISISNDGARVAPFACVSTEKERPLSRLKAVLCTVTLTAAFASHALADVPGPDWLPMEQVIAKLKESGYSAIHALEADDGRWEGEGMKNGRVMDFAVDPRSGVLVYERLDG; this is translated from the coding sequence ATGCAAGAAGTAGCGAATCCTTTATTCGCCTCCCTATCGATTTCCATCTCTAATGACGGCGCCCGCGTGGCGCCGTTTGCATGTGTATCGACAGAAAAGGAGAGACCTTTGTCGCGTTTGAAAGCCGTGCTCTGTACCGTCACCCTGACTGCAGCCTTCGCAAGCCACGCACTCGCGGACGTCCCTGGTCCTGATTGGCTTCCGATGGAGCAAGTCATCGCGAAATTGAAGGAAAGCGGCTACAGCGCCATACATGCCCTCGAGGCGGATGACGGCCGCTGGGAAGGCGAAGGCATGAAGAACGGCCGCGTGATGGATTTTGCCGTCGATCCACGCTCCGGCGTGCTGGTATATGAGAGGCTCGACGGATAG
- a CDS encoding invasion associated locus B family protein, with amino-acid sequence MIRHLSFQPLRGFFMVALLACGYGATATSATAQGAGQGQAVLLASSGDWGAYASGQGRNKVCYALSQPKTRLPQGLNRDPAYLFISTRPAENVRNEISIVMGFPTKEGAEATATVGDAKFALVTKDTNAWVKNPAEEARVLAAFRAGAKLIVKSQSRRGSNLTDEYSLAGFTQALERAAAECKK; translated from the coding sequence ATGATTCGGCATCTCTCCTTCCAGCCCCTACGGGGCTTCTTCATGGTCGCGCTGCTCGCGTGCGGTTACGGGGCAACAGCGACCAGCGCGACGGCGCAAGGCGCCGGCCAAGGTCAGGCGGTTCTTCTCGCCTCCTCGGGTGACTGGGGCGCCTATGCCTCGGGTCAGGGACGCAACAAGGTCTGCTATGCGCTGTCGCAGCCCAAGACCCGTTTGCCTCAGGGACTGAACCGCGATCCCGCCTATCTCTTCATCTCCACGCGACCGGCTGAGAACGTCCGAAACGAGATCAGCATCGTGATGGGCTTCCCGACGAAGGAAGGCGCGGAGGCCACGGCAACGGTAGGCGATGCGAAATTTGCGCTCGTGACGAAAGATACCAACGCCTGGGTCAAGAACCCCGCTGAGGAAGCGCGTGTGCTCGCCGCCTTTCGCGCTGGCGCGAAGCTCATCGTGAAGTCGCAGTCGCGGCGCGGCAGCAACCTCACGGATGAATATTCATTGGCCGGCTTCACTCAGGCGCTGGAACGAGCCGCCGCGGAATGCAAGAAGTAG
- a CDS encoding YkvA family protein, whose translation MAEIRRRAKVEDGDAEVRVKRGFWPALKRVARNVPFASDLVAAYYCALDPKTPRSVKLVLYGALAYFILPFDAVPDIIPLLGYGDDMALLAAAITGVATSITDDHRRRAHETLSEMDN comes from the coding sequence ATGGCCGAAATCCGGCGTCGGGCCAAGGTGGAGGACGGGGACGCCGAGGTGCGCGTGAAGCGTGGCTTCTGGCCGGCCCTGAAACGCGTGGCGCGCAACGTGCCATTCGCGAGCGATCTTGTCGCCGCCTATTACTGTGCGCTCGATCCCAAGACGCCACGGAGCGTGAAGCTGGTGCTCTACGGCGCGCTCGCCTATTTCATCCTGCCCTTCGACGCGGTTCCCGACATCATCCCGCTGCTCGGCTATGGCGACGACATGGCGCTTCTCGCGGCCGCGATTACCGGCGTTGCCACATCAATCACCGACGACCATCGCCGCCGCGCTCACGAAACTTTGTCCGAGATGGACAACTGA
- the thpR gene encoding RNA 2',3'-cyclic phosphodiesterase, whose translation MPRLFSALSIPEDVAGALSLLRGGLPGARWMEPNDYHLTLRFIGDIDDAMARDIDETLAEIHRRPFDVTIEGLDSFGGARPRAIIARAAPAAPLMELQADLERRCRRAGLDPETRKFTPHVTLARLRDASPLDVADYLSTRSAPRSITFPVDHFVLMSARASVGGGPYITEAVYPLLRASPA comes from the coding sequence ATGCCGCGCTTGTTTTCCGCCCTCTCCATCCCGGAGGATGTCGCCGGCGCGCTGTCACTTCTGCGCGGCGGGCTGCCGGGCGCGCGCTGGATGGAACCGAACGACTACCACCTCACCTTGCGCTTCATCGGCGATATCGACGATGCGATGGCGCGCGACATCGACGAGACATTGGCGGAAATCCACCGCCGCCCGTTCGATGTCACCATCGAGGGCCTCGACAGCTTTGGCGGCGCCCGGCCCCGCGCCATCATCGCGCGCGCCGCGCCGGCCGCCCCCCTGATGGAACTGCAGGCAGACCTTGAAAGGCGCTGCCGGCGCGCCGGCCTCGATCCCGAAACGCGAAAATTCACCCCCCACGTGACTTTGGCGCGGCTGCGCGACGCTTCGCCGCTCGATGTGGCGGATTATCTCTCGACCCGCAGCGCACCCCGGTCCATCACCTTCCCTGTCGATCATTTCGTGCTCATGTCGGCGCGCGCTTCCGTCGGGGGCGGCCCCTATATCACCGAGGCGGTCTACCCGCTGCTCCGAGCATCCCCTGCTTAG
- a CDS encoding aldo/keto reductase yields MRYTKLGRTGLDVSRICLGTMTFGDQNTKAEGFAQMDHAVERGINFFDTAELYSVPPKPETQGSTERIVGDWLMERGQRDKIVLATKIVGRTPNTWFREGGLPGELNRAQIHEAVDKSLKRLKTDYIDLYQLHWPDRAVSRFGSNATIFKAVEGPENPIPEILDALDDIVKAGKVRFIGLSNETPWGTMSFLHAAETAGKPRVQSIQNAYSLVNRTFELGLAEIALRENTGLLAYSPLGQGYLTGKYQNGALPKGSRKQLYNRLQRYETPGAQPAFDAYLALAATTGLDPAQMALAFVLSRPFVTAAIVGASNLDQLKTNIDAIDLALTEEIEQQINDIHLLHQNPCP; encoded by the coding sequence ATGCGCTACACAAAACTCGGCCGCACCGGCCTCGACGTCAGCCGCATCTGCCTCGGCACGATGACCTTCGGTGATCAGAACACGAAGGCCGAAGGCTTCGCCCAGATGGATCATGCCGTCGAGCGCGGCATCAATTTCTTCGATACCGCCGAGCTTTATTCGGTGCCGCCGAAGCCGGAGACGCAAGGCTCCACCGAGCGCATCGTCGGGGACTGGTTGATGGAGCGCGGCCAGCGCGACAAGATCGTCCTCGCCACCAAGATTGTCGGGCGTACGCCCAACACCTGGTTTCGGGAAGGCGGCCTGCCCGGTGAGCTCAACCGCGCCCAGATCCACGAGGCGGTCGACAAGAGCCTCAAACGCCTGAAGACGGACTACATTGACCTCTACCAGCTGCACTGGCCGGATCGCGCCGTCAGCCGTTTCGGCTCCAACGCCACCATCTTCAAGGCCGTCGAGGGTCCGGAAAACCCGATCCCTGAGATTCTCGACGCCCTCGACGACATCGTCAAAGCCGGCAAGGTGCGCTTCATTGGTCTCTCCAACGAGACTCCATGGGGCACCATGAGCTTCCTCCACGCAGCCGAGACGGCTGGCAAGCCACGTGTGCAGTCGATCCAGAATGCCTATTCACTCGTCAATCGCACCTTCGAGCTCGGCCTCGCCGAGATCGCGCTGCGCGAGAACACGGGCCTCCTCGCCTATTCCCCCCTAGGACAGGGCTACCTCACCGGCAAGTATCAGAACGGCGCATTGCCAAAGGGCAGCCGCAAGCAGCTCTACAACCGGCTGCAACGCTACGAGACCCCCGGCGCGCAGCCAGCCTTTGATGCCTATCTCGCCCTCGCCGCCACAACCGGCCTCGATCCCGCGCAAATGGCGCTCGCCTTCGTGCTGTCGCGGCCTTTCGTGACCGCCGCCATTGTCGGCGCCAGCAACCTCGACCAACTGAAGACCAATATCGACGCCATCGACCTCGCGCTCACGGAGGAAATCGAACAGCAGATCAACGATATCCATCTGCTGCATCAGAACCCCTGCCCCTAG
- a CDS encoding arylesterase: MTLSLALTLSVPLMLLPARAAETPKIVVFGDSLVAGYGLSASQAFPNVLQAMLAEKGIKVELVNAGVSGDTASAGLARLDWSIPEDTQGVILELGANDMLRGVDPAVTKATLDSIIKRLKERNIPVLLAGMQAAPNLGADYVQRFNAIYPELAKTHGVTLYPFFLDGVAGNSSLNLPDGLHPTAEGVRRIAAAILPTVEQFIASLPKS; this comes from the coding sequence ATGACCCTGTCCCTCGCGCTCACGCTGTCGGTGCCCCTGATGCTTCTCCCCGCCCGCGCCGCTGAAACGCCGAAGATCGTGGTTTTCGGAGACAGCCTCGTCGCGGGTTACGGCTTGTCGGCCAGCCAGGCCTTTCCAAACGTTTTGCAGGCGATGCTGGCGGAAAAAGGCATCAAGGTGGAACTGGTCAATGCCGGCGTCTCAGGCGATACCGCGTCGGCCGGCCTTGCCCGGCTCGACTGGTCGATCCCCGAAGACACACAAGGCGTGATCCTGGAACTTGGCGCCAATGATATGCTGCGCGGCGTCGATCCCGCGGTGACGAAAGCCACGCTCGACAGCATCATTAAGCGGCTGAAGGAGCGCAATATTCCCGTCTTGCTGGCCGGCATGCAGGCTGCTCCCAATCTTGGCGCCGACTACGTCCAGCGCTTCAACGCCATCTATCCGGAGCTTGCCAAGACGCATGGCGTGACACTTTATCCGTTTTTTCTCGACGGCGTTGCCGGCAACAGTTCGCTCAACCTTCCTGATGGGCTCCATCCGACGGCCGAAGGCGTGCGGCGCATCGCAGCCGCGATACTGCCGACGGTCGAACAGTTCATCGCCTCTCTCCCCAAAAGCTGA
- a CDS encoding ABC transporter ATP-binding protein, with the protein MAIQLADVHLSLGHAAARVHILKGISLAVRPGEAIGLVGPSGSGKSTLLMTLAGLERADKGSVMVAGQELGSLDEDALARFRGRNIGIVFQSFHLVPTMTALENVALPIELAGGRDAFERAAASLERVGLGHRLSHYPSQLSGGEQQRVAIARATVGHPPILVADEPTGNLDEATGSSIVELLFELKRDRHATLVLVTHDPSLAARCDRVVHLRSGLVEADHASTNH; encoded by the coding sequence ATGGCTATCCAGCTCGCGGACGTCCATCTCAGTCTCGGTCATGCAGCGGCTCGCGTCCACATCCTGAAGGGCATATCACTGGCCGTGCGTCCCGGCGAGGCCATCGGTCTGGTTGGCCCTTCCGGTTCCGGCAAGTCAACGCTCCTGATGACGCTGGCGGGCCTTGAACGCGCGGATAAAGGCTCGGTCATGGTCGCGGGCCAGGAGCTCGGAAGCCTTGATGAAGATGCGTTGGCGCGCTTCCGGGGGCGCAATATCGGTATCGTTTTCCAGTCATTCCATCTTGTGCCCACCATGACGGCGCTGGAGAATGTCGCCCTGCCGATCGAACTGGCCGGTGGGCGCGATGCTTTCGAGCGGGCCGCGGCCTCTCTCGAGCGCGTGGGGCTCGGCCATCGCCTCAGCCATTATCCGTCCCAGTTGTCCGGCGGCGAGCAGCAGCGTGTTGCCATCGCCCGGGCGACCGTCGGCCATCCGCCCATCCTGGTGGCGGACGAGCCCACGGGCAATCTCGACGAGGCGACGGGGAGTAGCATTGTTGAGCTGCTGTTTGAGCTGAAGCGCGATCGCCATGCGACGCTCGTGCTCGTGACCCATGATCCGAGCCTGGCGGCTCGCTGTGATCGCGTCGTGCATCTCCGGTCCGGTCTGGTCGAGGCCGACCATGCATCCACCAACCATTGA